The segment CTCCAATGGAGTGTGCACCAATTAAGACAACTAAATCTTCTGCATTTAGGCCTTTTCTGTTGAAAAGTTGAATCATTTGGTCTACTGTGTCATCAGGCAATGGGAGGTTGCCAACGACGTTTTCTACGCGCGATTCCATGCCGTCACGTCTGCCACCAGACACCTCGTAATGGGGGAGTCCCGATGCAACAAAGGCGTCACGAGATAAATAGGCTAAAACATCAGAGCACGAGACAATGCCTGGGCAGTTCTCTTCGAGTTCTGCTTTGATCTCGTCAATGAGTTCAAATCCCTTGACTGTAATACCATTTGACGGTGATAACTTCTCTATTTTCCCATCGGTTGGTGTTGTATCGAGCAATATTGATCCATCGCAACCCTGTATATACGATAAGTTACATACACTGACAATATAAAAAGAATCATGATCGATCATCTAtgtaatttcatatgttttagTAGTAAGTTATCAATGAACTTTTATCAAGTCTTAATTTTTGGTTTTCCACTCGGTGTCCGGAGCCTCATATTGGAGCTCAGACTAAATTTGGATCACACACTGCACGACCCATTTGGGGATGGCGCTCCTAACAGTATTTTCTCCACACATTGGAGCTCCGACTAAATCCGGACTCCTGACGCTCCCAACAGGATTTTCTCCCTACATTGGAGCTCCGACTAAATCCGGATCGCGCATTGCAGGGCTCATTTGGGGTGACGCTCCCAACAGGATTTCTCCATACCCAGGCTCCGACTAAATCCGGATCGTGCACTGCAGGGCCTATTAGGGGATGACGCTCCCAACAGGATTTTCTCCATACTCAGGGCTCGAACCTGAGACCTCTGGTTTAAGGGTGAAACACTCCCACAACCAGTGCACCACAACCCATGTTGGTAATTTTTATCAAGTCTTAAGTTGTCATTTAGATGACCTAAATACTTCTTACATATCGTATGTGTATGAAACTTAAACTCTATTTTCATGGTTGCAAATAAGAAACATGTTTCGAAAGATAAAAGTCATTTTTCTAGTGTTTGGTTGTCCTAAActatttttcatttacttttcttcATCAATTCTCTTGAATGCTAATATACTTATCAATTCTTCGCTCTCTCTAACCAAAcacttgaaaatatttttcgtcgtgccaaatatttttttttagaatttatgaATAATTGCATATAAGTgagaacttactttgacaaagCAATCATGTAAGAAAAGCCTAGGGATGGCAGCAGCAATAGTAGAGTCATTTTGAAAGGCTCTAATTAGGCCATTTCTGATGATTTCCTCTGCTTGAGGACatgtattttgataaaaaccCTCTCTCAATCCTTCTAAAATCTCTGGTTCTTCGTGTTCTTTAGTAATCGGATCTACGTTATGTTCAGGAAAAACTTGTGGATATCCATGGCGGACACCTTCTATTTGGGGATGCTCAAAATTGAAAGCCTCAAAATCGTGTTCGTGATGgttcatttcttttttgttcttcttgttcttgttcttcttcttcttcttttccttcaaGGACCTTTCGTTCCTTGTCTCATAATTTGAGCAAGGAATCGCGATGTCATTGACATTGGCATGAACAACATTGTTATTATCACCATGGATCGTTACGTCTGTCTTACCAGAATCATGTTCTAGAAATTCAGGACGATGATTTGGAAATGATGAGGCTAGCAGAGGTGATAGAATCGCGCAAACTAGTAAAATAGCTGCAAAAATCCCAACCTTAGCTGCCATAATTTGTTTAAGGTGATatgaaagataaatatttgttcaatttaagcttcttttttttttggatgatcttataaataaataaattgtagagaacaaaaaaaaaaggcttTTTAGGCTATTGGTGGTAAAGATTTTTCTTGGTAGTTATTTCAGTTAAGGAAATAAATGGTTATAATTTTGAGAACCAATGAATTTAATTTGACCAATTAAAGAGAAATTTCACCCTCAAAATATGGAGGTCCTTTATAtttagaaggaaaaagagtCAAAAATATTTCTGAACTATTCGAATTAGGTTAACTTTACCCTTCGTTATGTTTTTTACTCAAAAGTGATCTCGTTATTGGTCAACTAGTTTTGAAATGCTCTCTAACTAGTCAAATAGTcgaaaaatatatgattatacTAACGGTTGCTTCAAAACgaggaaaaaaaaagtagtttttaTTCAATCGAGTACTTTAAAGGTCTCCTTCTCTCTCCCTTTTTATTTAGAggaaaattcaagattttaacTTTATGAGTTCTGCCTCTTTTATTACTGTACTCGCTGTACTTTTAAAATCACGAGTTTGGAATCTAATATTTGTTGAACTTTTGCTCTCACAAATAATGGTGTTGATCGAACCCATAGCATtaactatcattttttttcacagATTTCACACATTAACTATCAGTTGTTCCCTTTTTCGACCTGAACTATCACCATCTACTGCGCTAGGTGTATATAACATATAGAGTGTTATAGTTCAAATAGAAAAGGAGAAACAAATGATAGTTAAGGTTTGAAACTCACGAGAAAGTGATATTctactattattagtatattaGTAGTAATATGCATCACATACTTGAACATAAAATTTTCCTTGTGGAATTCTATATTCATCTTTTTACAACAAATTAAGTGTCACTTTGCATCTCTGTTCAAACTACATACAGACAAGAACAGTGTGAGAGACATTGACAGTAAAATCCATTCCGATTTGCGAAATAGATTTTCGACAGCGTGTAAAAGAACTACAAAGAATGTGATAATACAGTATTTCATAAACAAATGAGAAAAGTATCTTACTGACTATTCAGGAGTTACTTGGTTTGGCAGTGCTGTTGTCTTTCTTAAGACATGTTTCCTGCAGCGCTCGAATATGCTGTTGTAGATCAAATCGAATTGAACTCCAGCTCTTTCACGATTCACGACGAAGAAAATGTGGTCGCCTTCTATAATTTTATAGTACCTGAACATGAGAGGAACAATCAACACTGCTGCCTTAAACACCAATGTATCAACACAAGTGATAACCTGATTGGCATATGGACTGTCTAGTTAATCTGTGGACAGGCAATCTGACTGGTCACCTACCAGATGCCACGTTGCAACGGCTGGCAATCAGAATCTTTAATTACAAGGCAACTAGGGTGTTCAACCGGCAAACGAGGATGTGTCATAGATATGGTGTTGAGAGCACCGTCATTGTCCCACCAATCTTCATCCCTGCATGTATTAGATGAAATAAAAACAATGAGATGATGATACAAGCTATTGCAAGTATTGAATCAGTTATTTGTCGTTCCATAATGCTTCCGTGTATGATGATTACTTACATAATTTTGAGTGAGAGTACTTAATGGTGCATTTGAATAACTGGTTTTGAAAATTGTCAGATGATAAATATGACTCTAAGCTGATCGTAAACAGATTGTTCAAAGGATGGAAACCTATATCTACGAACTAGTCTAACAACCCACAAGAACTTGTCATGAGAATAT is part of the Solanum lycopersicum chromosome 1, SLM_r2.1 genome and harbors:
- the LOC101251409 gene encoding peroxidase 57-like, which encodes MAAKVGIFAAILLVCAILSPLLASSFPNHRPEFLEHDSGKTDVTIHGDNNNVVHANVNDIAIPCSNYETRNERSLKEKKKKKNKNKKNKKEMNHHEHDFEAFNFEHPQIEGVRHGYPQVFPEHNVDPITKEHEEPEILEGLREGFYQNTCPQAEEIIRNGLIRAFQNDSTIAAAIPRLFLHDCFVKGCDGSILLDTTPTDGKIEKLSPSNGITVKGFELIDEIKAELEENCPGIVSCSDVLAYLSRDAFVASGLPHYEVSGGRRDGMESRVENVVGNLPLPDDTVDQMIQLFNRKGLNAEDLVVLIGAHSIGVAHCFNFLYRMDTPEKAQMVDPRLGNVMKFTCTGQMSTIAFDATTQYKMDSVFYKQLLMKKGLLESDQALTQDIRTRGLVQRFSNDEVGWFNKFGVAMNKLGAVEVLTGNQGQIRKQCRAVNL